One part of the Aneurinibacillus sp. REN35 genome encodes these proteins:
- the yfmF gene encoding EF-P 5-aminopentanol modification-associated protein YfmF has translation MNELSFVSREQEGLGIHVLPTQKFKTTTVLIHIQLPLTEELVTKGALLPNVLQRGTERYPNPAELQRHLDSLYGAIFNAGVMKRGERQIIQFYLEIANEKFLADSRPLLEDGLRFIGEVLTKPLVENGAFTKKVVELEKEALTKRIEGLIDDKMRYANQRLTEEMFKDEPYRLLAYGIREQIPEITPESLYAFYQEVLSSYPVDVYVVGDVEVENVTKLISEYIPLTPSGVKEFPPTPYKKEVAKEQDVVETMSVAQGKLNIGMRTQISYADDDYVHLMMYNGVLGGFPHSKLFMNVREKASLAYYAVSQLETQKGLCMIMSGIETANYDQALHIIKEQLDMMKRGEISDIELNQTKAMLINQLRETRDSAAAIANMDYSGRLAGRRRSLEEIIEGISNTTKDDIARVAQKVEIDTVYFLRGKEDGQ, from the coding sequence ATGAACGAATTATCGTTTGTTAGCCGTGAACAAGAAGGTCTCGGCATTCATGTATTGCCGACACAAAAGTTTAAAACAACAACGGTTTTGATACATATTCAGCTACCGCTTACAGAAGAGCTTGTAACGAAGGGGGCGCTGCTGCCAAATGTGCTGCAGCGCGGCACAGAGCGCTATCCAAATCCTGCAGAATTGCAGCGCCATCTTGATTCGCTGTATGGCGCCATTTTTAATGCAGGCGTAATGAAGCGTGGTGAGCGGCAAATTATACAATTCTACCTTGAGATCGCTAATGAGAAGTTTCTCGCCGATTCTCGTCCGCTGCTTGAGGATGGTTTACGTTTTATCGGTGAAGTGCTCACGAAGCCGCTTGTAGAGAATGGAGCATTTACCAAGAAAGTGGTTGAGTTGGAGAAGGAGGCGCTAACCAAGCGGATCGAGGGCTTAATTGATGATAAGATGCGGTATGCCAATCAGCGTCTAACCGAAGAGATGTTTAAGGATGAACCGTACCGTCTGCTTGCTTACGGAATTCGTGAACAGATTCCTGAGATTACACCGGAATCACTGTATGCATTCTATCAAGAGGTATTGTCCTCATACCCGGTAGATGTATATGTAGTCGGGGATGTGGAGGTCGAAAACGTAACGAAGCTTATAAGTGAATACATCCCGCTGACCCCATCAGGTGTAAAGGAGTTTCCGCCTACTCCATATAAAAAAGAGGTGGCAAAAGAACAAGATGTAGTAGAAACAATGAGCGTTGCCCAGGGCAAGCTGAACATCGGCATGCGTACCCAAATTAGCTACGCGGATGACGATTATGTGCATCTGATGATGTATAATGGCGTGCTTGGTGGCTTTCCGCATTCTAAGCTATTCATGAATGTGCGGGAAAAAGCATCGCTTGCTTATTATGCGGTTTCCCAATTGGAGACGCAAAAGGGATTATGCATGATTATGTCAGGCATTGAGACGGCGAATTATGATCAGGCGCTGCACATAATTAAAGAGCAGCTTGACATGATGAAGCGCGGTGAGATCTCGGATATTGAGCTGAACCAGACGAAAGCGATGCTCATTAATCAACTGCGTGAGACGAGGGATAGCGCGGCAGCAATTGCCAATATGGATTACAGCGGCCGCTTGGCTGGGCGTCGCCGTTCGCTCGAGGAAATTATTGAAGGGATTTCAAATACAACCAAGGACGATATTGCGCGTGTGGCTCAAAAAGTAGAGATTGATACAGTATATTTCCTGCGTGGAAAGGAGGATGGACAATGA
- the yfmH gene encoding EF-P 5-aminopentanol modification-associated protein YfmH codes for MKTKRYERLNETLYYEQLDNGMEVYILPKEGFSKTYATFTTRYGSIDNEFQAPGKERLRVPDGIAHFLEHKMFEQKEGDVFAEFAEHGASANAFTSFDRTAYLFSSTQDVPHNVETLLDFVQDPHFTDQNVEKEKGIIGQEIRMYDDDADWRVYFGLIANYYHNHPVKIDIAGTVESISKITKDLLYECYETFYHPSNMLLFIVGAVNPEEMMELVRQNQAKKSYDKQAPIERFYPEEPETVAKKRSVVHLPVGIPKCMFGFKDKKAGLAGEALLKQEVATEILLDILFSPSSDLYQKLYDAGLINSGFGADYSGEPAYGFSIIGGDTKDPDALVSMVEGELKNILAQGIEQDAFELSKKKKTGEFLRALNSVEFIANSFTKYRFGGTDLFARVDVLEAMTLDEVQTRMREHIDFDQFAVSIVTSPEQ; via the coding sequence ATGAAAACAAAACGCTACGAACGATTAAATGAGACGTTGTATTATGAACAACTCGACAACGGGATGGAGGTCTATATTCTCCCGAAGGAAGGGTTCAGCAAAACGTATGCGACATTTACGACTCGATACGGCTCAATTGATAATGAGTTCCAGGCTCCTGGCAAGGAACGACTGCGCGTACCGGATGGGATCGCACACTTCCTTGAGCACAAAATGTTTGAGCAGAAGGAAGGCGATGTATTTGCCGAATTTGCGGAGCACGGTGCGTCGGCGAATGCATTTACCAGTTTTGACCGCACAGCCTACCTGTTTTCAAGCACACAGGATGTGCCGCACAATGTAGAGACACTGCTTGATTTTGTGCAGGACCCGCACTTTACGGACCAGAATGTGGAGAAGGAGAAGGGAATCATCGGCCAGGAGATTCGCATGTATGATGATGATGCTGATTGGCGTGTGTATTTCGGTTTGATTGCCAATTATTATCACAATCATCCGGTAAAGATTGATATTGCTGGTACAGTGGAATCCATTAGCAAAATTACAAAAGACTTGTTGTATGAATGCTATGAAACGTTCTATCACCCGTCCAATATGCTTCTCTTTATCGTAGGTGCAGTTAATCCGGAAGAGATGATGGAACTTGTGCGGCAAAATCAAGCAAAAAAATCGTATGACAAACAGGCGCCGATTGAACGCTTCTATCCTGAAGAGCCAGAGACGGTAGCCAAGAAGCGCTCGGTTGTGCATCTGCCTGTCGGTATTCCGAAATGCATGTTCGGCTTTAAGGATAAAAAAGCGGGCCTTGCGGGTGAAGCTTTGCTGAAGCAGGAAGTGGCAACAGAAATTCTGCTGGATATTTTGTTTAGCCCAAGTTCAGATTTGTATCAGAAACTCTACGATGCCGGACTGATTAACAGCGGATTCGGGGCGGATTATTCTGGTGAGCCTGCGTACGGCTTCTCGATTATCGGAGGTGATACAAAAGATCCGGATGCGCTCGTATCAATGGTAGAAGGCGAATTAAAAAATATACTGGCTCAAGGAATTGAGCAAGACGCATTTGAACTTTCGAAGAAAAAGAAAACAGGAGAATTTCTGCGGGCACTGAACTCGGTTGAATTTATCGCCAATTCATTCACAAAATATCGCTTTGGCGGCACAGATTTATTTGCTCGCGTAGATGTGCTCGAAGCGATGACACTAGACGAGGTACAGACGCGGATGAGAGAGCATATTGATTTCGATCAGTTTGCAGTGTCCATCGTAACATCGCCTGAGCAGTAG
- the ymfI gene encoding elongation factor P 5-aminopentanone reductase, protein MKSHRHACITGASRGIGAAIALRLARTGYNVTLHYHSSAQEVEQLAEQCRAAGVMAWVARADLSAPDGAEQLYSQLAQAPDILVLNAGISMYGMVQDVRAEEWEKMMNVHVRAPFFCAKLAIDHMVRNRFGRIITVSSVWGLTGASYEVLYSTAKGAVVSFTKALAKEVAPSGITVNCIAPGLIATDMMTDAFSEEELADIVEEIPAGRMGSAEEIAALAVFLASEEAGYVNGQIISPNGAWHC, encoded by the coding sequence ATGAAGTCGCATCGACACGCCTGCATAACAGGAGCGAGCCGGGGTATCGGGGCTGCGATTGCCCTGCGCTTGGCCCGTACCGGATATAATGTTACGCTGCATTACCACTCCTCTGCGCAAGAGGTAGAGCAGCTGGCGGAGCAGTGCCGGGCGGCAGGGGTGATGGCATGGGTGGCCCGTGCTGACCTCTCGGCTCCTGATGGAGCGGAGCAGTTGTACAGTCAATTGGCACAGGCACCTGATATTCTTGTATTGAATGCTGGCATAAGTATGTATGGGATGGTGCAGGACGTACGTGCAGAAGAGTGGGAGAAGATGATGAATGTACATGTGCGCGCTCCGTTTTTCTGCGCCAAGCTAGCTATTGATCATATGGTGCGCAATCGTTTTGGCCGCATCATTACGGTTTCATCCGTGTGGGGATTGACCGGTGCAAGCTATGAGGTATTGTATTCGACTGCGAAGGGTGCGGTTGTTTCTTTTACGAAAGCGTTGGCCAAGGAAGTTGCACCCTCAGGTATTACGGTTAACTGCATTGCGCCAGGGCTTATTGCAACTGACATGATGACGGATGCATTTAGCGAGGAAGAGTTGGCAGATATTGTAGAAGAAATTCCAGCCGGCCGTATGGGGTCGGCTGAGGAGATTGCTGCGCTTGCTGTTTTCCTTGCTAGCGAAGAGGCAGGCTATGTTAATGGACAGATCATCAGTCCGAACGGTGCTTGGCACTGTTAA
- a CDS encoding DUF3243 domain-containing protein has product MSVLDNFQDWKHFLSQRVAQAATNGMEQETMENMAYQIGNYLSNQVDPKNEQERLLKELWDAGTEEQRHAMAGVMVNYVQNKKQ; this is encoded by the coding sequence ATGTCAGTTCTTGATAACTTTCAGGATTGGAAACATTTCTTATCACAGCGCGTAGCACAAGCCGCTACCAACGGAATGGAACAGGAAACGATGGAAAACATGGCATACCAAATCGGAAATTACCTGTCCAATCAGGTAGACCCAAAAAATGAGCAGGAGCGCCTGCTAAAAGAACTTTGGGATGCCGGTACGGAAGAGCAGCGCCATGCGATGGCAGGCGTGATGGTGAACTACGTGCAGAACAAGAAGCAGTAA
- a CDS encoding DUF3388 domain-containing protein, which produces METEKQDWYLEYEIHKNRPGLLGDVASILGMLSINIVTINGVESLNGTINRRRGMLIQTDDAKKIELLGSVLEKVDNITLRKLRQPTILDLLAVRHGRYIERDAEDKKTFRFVREEIGVLVDFMAEIFKREGNQMIGIRGMPRVGKTESTVAACVSANKRWTFISSTLLRQTVRNQLTTEEMNGNQHVYLIDGIVSTMRSTERHAMLMREILRMPYTKVIEHPDIFIRETEYQLSDFDYIIELRNHPDEEITYENVETGFSGFDMP; this is translated from the coding sequence ATGGAAACCGAAAAACAAGATTGGTATCTTGAATACGAAATTCATAAGAATCGCCCTGGACTTCTGGGGGATGTCGCCTCTATTCTCGGAATGCTGTCCATTAATATCGTGACTATTAACGGTGTCGAATCATTGAACGGCACCATCAATCGCCGCCGCGGCATGTTGATTCAAACTGATGATGCCAAAAAAATTGAATTATTGGGCAGTGTTTTGGAAAAAGTTGATAATATAACGCTGCGCAAATTGCGTCAGCCTACGATATTGGATTTGCTTGCCGTCCGGCACGGCCGCTATATTGAACGTGATGCCGAAGATAAGAAGACGTTTCGCTTTGTGCGGGAAGAAATTGGGGTCTTGGTTGATTTTATGGCCGAGATTTTTAAGCGTGAAGGCAATCAAATGATTGGAATTCGCGGCATGCCGCGTGTAGGAAAAACGGAGTCGACCGTCGCTGCGTGTGTATCCGCCAATAAGCGCTGGACGTTTATTTCGTCCACGCTGCTTAGGCAAACGGTGCGCAACCAGTTGACAACAGAAGAGATGAATGGGAATCAGCATGTATATTTAATTGATGGTATCGTTTCAACGATGCGTAGTACGGAGCGTCATGCCATGCTCATGCGTGAGATTTTACGCATGCCGTATACAAAAGTCATTGAACATCCGGACATCTTCATTCGCGAGACGGAATATCAATTGTCTGATTTTGACTATATCATTGAACTGCGTAACCATCCGGACGAAGAAATTACATACGAAAATGTAGAAACAGGTTTCTCCGGCTTTGATATGCCATAG
- a CDS encoding helix-turn-helix domain-containing protein encodes MSELAEALRKARQEKGMSLAEVQEATKIQRRYLEAIENGNFDVLPGHFYVRAFIKSYAETVGLDADELINQYSSELPAPPKVEEAPTPLRQSRQSRKEKSGNSSKWVSRILLYLFAILVLGVIYASVNYFIKDKEQPTPQTTAPKEQQAPEKSPDIFVPPPDNTPTKQPQQPAQPQQPAVSGKVTPQPKTGSTMNFELTGADKIVVKVTAKSGNHWMDIAGVNGVITQQTIQEGQSATFEVPPDKGNEARLRIVRARDVEVVVNGQPIDTSEAKANNSQRIKIVRK; translated from the coding sequence TTGTCTGAGCTCGCAGAAGCATTACGAAAAGCCAGACAGGAGAAAGGAATGTCACTTGCTGAAGTGCAGGAGGCAACCAAAATACAACGACGCTACTTAGAAGCAATTGAAAACGGGAACTTTGATGTACTCCCGGGTCATTTCTATGTACGTGCTTTTATAAAAAGCTATGCGGAAACAGTTGGATTGGATGCTGATGAGCTGATCAATCAGTATAGTTCCGAATTGCCTGCACCCCCAAAGGTGGAGGAAGCACCTACACCGCTTAGGCAAAGCCGCCAGAGCCGTAAGGAAAAGAGCGGAAACAGCAGCAAATGGGTTTCTCGCATTCTGCTGTATTTGTTTGCTATTTTAGTCCTTGGCGTTATTTACGCGTCTGTGAACTACTTTATTAAAGATAAAGAACAGCCCACACCACAGACGACAGCGCCAAAAGAGCAGCAGGCGCCAGAGAAGAGCCCTGACATTTTTGTTCCGCCGCCAGATAATACACCAACAAAGCAACCGCAGCAACCTGCTCAACCGCAGCAGCCTGCCGTCTCCGGCAAGGTGACTCCGCAGCCAAAAACCGGTTCAACGATGAACTTTGAGCTGACGGGAGCGGACAAGATTGTCGTGAAGGTGACTGCAAAGTCAGGTAATCATTGGATGGACATTGCAGGGGTAAATGGTGTCATTACTCAGCAGACCATTCAAGAAGGTCAAAGTGCGACGTTTGAAGTGCCGCCGGACAAGGGCAATGAAGCACGGCTTCGCATTGTACGAGCACGGGATGTAGAAGTTGTCGTGAACGGACAGCCGATTGATACATCGGAAGCGAAAGCAAATAACTCGCAGCGAATTAAGATTGTACGCAAATAG
- the rimO gene encoding 30S ribosomal protein S12 methylthiotransferase RimO: MDKTATAEKVAIITLGCEKNLVDSDIMSQLIDERGYILVEDPQEADVVIVNTCGFIDAAKEESINTILEVADLKESGHLKSLIVAGCLTQRYKEVLMDEMPEIDGIVGTGDFDKINHIIEESLAGKKPIFVGNPAFSYENVARRKVEKGTYSAFIKIAEGCDNKCTFCIIPQLRGGFRSRTIESVVAEAKELAGQGVKELNLIAQDSTNYGADIYGERVLHKLLREVSKVDGIEWIRLHYAYPGYFTDELIEEFAVNPKVCKYVDMPLQHSEDRVLKRMLRPGRQRDTRELIAKIRAAVPDVALRTSIIVGFPGETEEEFENLKAFLREVQFDRLGVFTYSQEEGTASARLEDQLPQDIIDRRANELMEVQREVANGRNGRFVGKVVSVLIEGYDGKNDIYIGRSQYDAGEIDGEVFVSGYKGELGQIVPVRITHSYDFDLAGEVI, from the coding sequence GTGGATAAGACAGCAACAGCCGAGAAAGTAGCAATCATCACGCTCGGGTGCGAGAAAAATCTCGTCGATTCAGATATTATGTCGCAGCTCATTGATGAGCGTGGCTATATTCTTGTGGAAGACCCCCAGGAAGCAGACGTTGTCATCGTGAATACATGCGGCTTTATTGATGCAGCGAAGGAAGAATCTATCAATACCATTCTAGAAGTAGCTGATCTAAAGGAGAGCGGCCATCTGAAGTCACTCATTGTAGCAGGCTGCTTAACCCAGCGCTACAAGGAAGTGCTGATGGATGAGATGCCTGAAATCGATGGCATTGTCGGTACGGGTGATTTTGATAAAATCAATCATATTATCGAAGAATCACTAGCAGGAAAGAAGCCGATTTTTGTTGGGAATCCTGCATTTTCATATGAGAATGTAGCCCGGCGCAAAGTGGAGAAGGGTACGTATTCTGCCTTTATCAAAATTGCGGAAGGATGCGACAATAAGTGCACATTCTGTATTATCCCGCAGCTTCGCGGCGGCTTCCGCAGCCGTACCATCGAATCGGTAGTAGCAGAAGCCAAAGAGCTTGCGGGACAAGGTGTGAAGGAGTTGAACTTGATCGCTCAGGACTCTACGAATTATGGAGCGGATATTTACGGGGAGCGCGTGCTGCATAAGCTTTTGCGTGAAGTATCTAAGGTGGACGGTATTGAATGGATTCGTCTTCATTACGCATACCCGGGATACTTCACAGATGAATTGATTGAAGAGTTCGCGGTAAATCCAAAAGTATGCAAATATGTGGACATGCCGCTGCAGCACAGTGAAGACCGTGTGTTAAAACGGATGCTGCGTCCTGGACGTCAGCGGGATACGCGCGAGCTGATCGCAAAAATCCGTGCCGCTGTCCCTGACGTGGCGCTTCGCACCTCCATCATTGTGGGCTTCCCTGGTGAGACTGAAGAGGAGTTCGAGAACCTCAAAGCGTTTTTACGGGAGGTACAATTTGACCGCCTTGGCGTATTCACATATTCACAGGAAGAAGGCACCGCATCGGCTCGCCTTGAAGACCAGCTTCCGCAAGATATCATTGATCGTCGTGCCAATGAGCTGATGGAAGTGCAGCGAGAAGTGGCCAATGGACGCAACGGACGCTTCGTAGGCAAAGTTGTTTCTGTTTTAATTGAAGGATATGACGGTAAGAATGATATATATATTGGACGTTCGCAGTATGATGCTGGAGAAATTGACGGCGAAGTATTCGTGAGCGGGTATAAAGGAGAACTGGGACAAATTGTTCCGGTACGTATTACGCATTCATACGACTTTGACCTTGCGGGGGAGGTTATCTAG
- the pgsA gene encoding CDP-diacylglycerol--glycerol-3-phosphate 3-phosphatidyltransferase, which yields MNLANRITLARIFLVPVVMIFLLVRFDDLGAIKVGGVYITYSEFIAALIFIIAAITDGLDGYIARSRKMVTNLGKFLDPLADKLLISAVLISLVEMQRLDAWVAVVIISREFAVTGLRLVAAAEGLVIAASKLGKWKTVLQIVAVAALILQNFPFETWHIPFATVMVWAAVIMTIVSGVEYFVKNKKVIPLS from the coding sequence TTGAACCTGGCTAACCGGATTACACTGGCACGAATTTTTCTCGTGCCGGTGGTTATGATTTTTTTGCTTGTGCGGTTTGACGATCTCGGGGCAATTAAAGTCGGGGGCGTCTATATTACATACAGCGAATTTATTGCCGCACTTATTTTTATTATTGCCGCGATTACAGACGGGCTCGATGGGTACATTGCCCGCTCGCGCAAGATGGTCACCAACCTGGGGAAATTCCTTGATCCGCTGGCTGATAAGCTGCTGATCTCTGCTGTATTGATCTCGCTTGTCGAAATGCAGCGCCTAGATGCCTGGGTGGCGGTCGTTATTATTAGCCGTGAATTTGCCGTTACAGGACTCCGGCTAGTAGCTGCAGCAGAAGGATTGGTTATTGCTGCAAGCAAGCTTGGGAAATGGAAAACCGTACTGCAAATTGTAGCGGTGGCTGCGTTAATTTTGCAGAACTTCCCGTTTGAAACGTGGCATATTCCATTTGCAACCGTCATGGTGTGGGCAGCGGTCATTATGACAATAGTTTCTGGAGTGGAATACTTTGTAAAAAACAAAAAGGTAATTCCGCTCTCGTAA
- a CDS encoding competence/damage-inducible protein A produces the protein MRAEIIAVGTELLLGQIANTNAQFLSQKLAEVGIGVYYHTVVGDNAERLYALINEAFTRSDLIIFSGGLGPTKDDLTKETVGRAMNRSLVHDEQALCRILSYFERRGITMTENNRKQALVIEGSHVLPNDHGMAPGMFVESEGKYVMMLPGPPRELYPMFTTYGLPHLLSLISDQYVVHSRVLRFFGIGESALEEALLDLIDGQSNPTIAPLAKESEVTIRLTAKAKSVAEAEHMIRVVEQEIAARVGEFIYGYDEDSLEAVLVQKLGERGENVAFAESITGGWVSHMVTSVPGSSAVLQGSIVCYTNDSKMNLLHVPRDVLAKHGAVSEETARVLAEQVRIQLGADYGISITGEAGPIASEDKPVGLVYVGASDGVHTHVKTFRLSGQRSAIQLRAAKHAIFTMLERIKKGGF, from the coding sequence ATGAGAGCAGAGATTATTGCGGTCGGAACAGAGCTATTGCTTGGACAAATTGCTAACACGAACGCCCAGTTCCTCTCGCAAAAGCTTGCCGAAGTAGGTATCGGCGTCTATTATCATACCGTTGTCGGTGACAATGCCGAACGGCTGTATGCGTTAATTAATGAAGCTTTTACACGCTCGGATCTTATTATCTTCTCTGGGGGGCTTGGCCCGACGAAAGACGATTTAACGAAGGAGACGGTAGGACGAGCGATGAATCGTTCGCTTGTACATGACGAGCAGGCGCTGTGTCGTATCCTGTCCTACTTTGAGCGGCGCGGTATTACGATGACTGAGAATAATCGCAAGCAGGCGCTTGTGATCGAAGGAAGTCACGTGCTGCCCAATGACCACGGGATGGCGCCGGGTATGTTTGTCGAGAGTGAAGGAAAGTATGTGATGATGCTTCCTGGACCGCCGCGGGAGTTATATCCGATGTTCACCACGTATGGTCTTCCGCATCTCCTATCCCTCATTAGCGATCAATATGTGGTGCACTCTCGGGTGCTTCGTTTTTTCGGTATTGGAGAATCGGCCTTAGAGGAAGCGCTGCTTGATCTTATTGATGGTCAGTCCAATCCGACGATTGCTCCGCTGGCAAAAGAAAGCGAAGTGACGATTCGTCTTACTGCTAAGGCGAAAAGTGTTGCCGAAGCAGAACATATGATTCGCGTCGTAGAACAGGAAATTGCAGCGCGTGTTGGTGAGTTCATTTATGGATATGATGAGGATTCGCTTGAAGCTGTACTTGTGCAGAAGCTAGGGGAACGTGGAGAGAATGTAGCCTTTGCAGAGAGTATTACAGGAGGCTGGGTGAGTCATATGGTCACATCGGTTCCCGGAAGCTCTGCGGTATTACAAGGTTCGATCGTCTGCTATACGAATGACAGCAAAATGAATCTTCTTCATGTACCAAGGGATGTACTGGCCAAGCATGGGGCGGTTAGTGAAGAAACGGCTCGTGTGTTGGCTGAGCAGGTACGTATTCAGCTTGGAGCTGACTATGGTATTTCAATTACCGGGGAAGCAGGCCCCATAGCTTCGGAAGATAAACCGGTTGGACTTGTGTATGTGGGGGCAAGCGATGGAGTACACACGCATGTAAAAACGTTTCGCCTATCTGGACAGCGTTCCGCCATTCAGCTACGCGCCGCAAAGCATGCGATCTTTACAATGCTTGAACGAATAAAAAAAGGTGGTTTTTAA
- a CDS encoding DEAD/DEAH box helicase: MAHFSDFALHKTIQQAIHDMGFEEPSPIQEQCIPKILEGGDLIGQAQTGTGKTAAFGLPLIEKMTNKNAVQAIVLTPTRELAIQVSGELRKIAKYKRVRTLPIYGGQSIGHQIRALKQGVQVVIGTPGRVLDHLRRKTLRLDQVSMLVLDEADEMLDMGFQEDIESIIKETPTERQTLLFSATMPQEIQRLARKYMNEPQTVAISRKEVTAPTIQQVYYKVFERSKLESLCRILDSEEIELGIVFCRTKRGVDELTEALQERGYLASGLHGDLSQAQRDKVMHSFRDSTIELLVATDVAARGIDVGNVSHVVNYDIPQDPESYVHRIGRTGRAGRKGIAMTLVTPREMKQLRTIEKISKSSLESRNVPSLEEVMERQQSIWKEQLIALVEGDEDMTPFFEVVNQLKEEYSLEKLTAAALSLAFAPSVSSAQEEVYDFGDTGASKGKVRFFMNIGRSLDVRPPDLVKEISELVGTSSKAIGRIDIFDNFTFIEVDQEIAPFVYEALRHSRIKGKRVNIEPAKPRSKR, from the coding sequence ATGGCACATTTCTCTGATTTTGCTCTACATAAAACGATTCAACAGGCCATACACGATATGGGCTTTGAGGAGCCGTCGCCGATTCAGGAACAATGTATTCCGAAAATTCTTGAAGGCGGCGATTTGATTGGCCAAGCCCAAACAGGTACTGGAAAAACGGCTGCATTTGGCCTTCCGCTTATCGAAAAAATGACGAATAAAAACGCCGTACAGGCGATTGTATTGACACCGACCCGGGAGCTTGCCATCCAGGTCTCAGGCGAGCTGCGTAAGATTGCCAAATACAAGCGTGTACGCACGCTTCCCATTTATGGCGGACAGTCGATTGGACACCAGATTCGTGCGTTAAAGCAAGGCGTGCAAGTTGTAATCGGAACGCCAGGCCGGGTGCTTGACCATCTGCGCCGCAAAACGCTGCGTCTTGACCAGGTAAGCATGCTGGTGCTAGATGAGGCTGATGAGATGCTTGACATGGGTTTTCAGGAGGATATCGAATCCATCATTAAAGAAACGCCAACCGAGCGTCAAACCCTGCTATTCTCAGCAACGATGCCGCAGGAAATCCAGCGTCTTGCCCGTAAATATATGAATGAGCCGCAGACGGTTGCTATCAGCCGTAAGGAAGTAACAGCGCCTACCATTCAGCAGGTATATTATAAAGTATTTGAAAGAAGCAAGCTTGAGAGTCTGTGCCGTATTCTCGATAGCGAAGAGATCGAGCTTGGCATCGTCTTCTGCCGCACGAAGCGAGGCGTAGATGAGCTGACGGAAGCGCTGCAGGAACGCGGATATTTAGCAAGCGGACTGCACGGTGACTTAAGCCAAGCCCAGCGGGATAAGGTTATGCACTCCTTCCGCGATTCGACCATTGAGCTTTTGGTTGCTACCGATGTAGCGGCACGCGGCATTGATGTAGGGAATGTGTCCCATGTGGTGAATTATGACATCCCACAGGATCCGGAGAGCTACGTACACCGTATCGGCCGTACCGGTCGTGCAGGGCGCAAAGGCATCGCTATGACGCTTGTTACACCGCGTGAGATGAAACAATTGCGCACGATCGAGAAAATCTCCAAATCCTCACTTGAGTCCCGCAACGTACCGTCATTGGAAGAAGTTATGGAACGCCAGCAAAGCATTTGGAAAGAGCAGCTCATTGCGCTGGTTGAAGGCGACGAAGATATGACGCCGTTCTTTGAAGTGGTTAATCAGTTAAAAGAAGAATATTCACTTGAGAAGCTCACGGCGGCGGCATTATCCCTTGCCTTTGCACCTTCCGTCTCTTCCGCCCAAGAAGAAGTCTATGACTTCGGCGACACAGGCGCATCAAAGGGAAAAGTGCGTTTCTTCATGAATATTGGCCGCAGCCTAGATGTTCGCCCACCAGATTTGGTGAAGGAAATTTCCGAGTTGGTTGGCACTTCTAGCAAAGCCATTGGCCGCATCGATATTTTTGATAACTTCACGTTTATTGAAGTGGATCAGGAGATTGCACCATTCGTATATGAAGCGCTGCGCCATTCTCGTATTAAGGGCAAGCGTGTGAATATCGAACCAGCCAAACCGCGCTCTAAGCGCTAG